The DNA segment TCGCGCGCCGCATCCGGCTGCGCAGGGTGGAGATAGGCGCACGCAAGCGTCGGGATAAGAGGTGCTTAGATACTTCTTCGTGCTTTGTCGCTCAACGTGGTGCCAACGTGTAAATCCGGTGCTGTTTGCCAACTCACCAGGTAGCTCCCTACCATGACTCTCCCCAACCCGCACGCAAGTGCCGCCACGCCAGGCTTCGCCTGCCTGGGCCGGCCAGCGCGCGGTCAACAAAGGAGGGTTTCCTTGGAAGACCAGTCCAATTCCGCGTCCCCGGCGCCGAGCGCGCATCTTGCCCAGCCCACGCTCGGCGAGCGCAGCTTGCGCGCGGTATGGCATCCGTGCACGCCGCTGCGGCCCGATGCCGGCGAGCCGCCGCTCGCCATCGCGCGCGGCGAGGGCCCCTGGCTGCACGACACCGACGGCCAGCGCTATTTCGACGCCACCAGCTCCTGGTGGGTCAATCTGTTTGGCCACGCCAACCCGGACATCAACGCCGCGCTGCGCGAGCAGCTCGACACGCTTGAGCACGTGATGCTGGCCGGCTGCACGCATGCGCCGGCGGTGGAGCTTGCCGAGCGCTTGTCCGCGCTGACCGGCGGCGCGCTCGGCCATGTGTTCTATGCCAGCGACGGCGCGTCCGCCGTGGAGATCGCGCTGAAGATGAGCTTCCACTACTGGCGCAACACCGGCCTGGGCGGCAAGCGCGAATTCGTCTGCCTGCGCCACGGCTACCACGGCGAGACCGTGGGCGCGCTGGCGGTGACCGACGTGGCGATCTTCCGCGATGCCTACGATCCGATGCTGATGAGCTCGCACGTGGTGATGGCGCCGGATGCGCGCCAGGCCGCGCCGGGCGAGAGCGCCGCGCAGGTTGCGCAGCGCGCGCTGGATGCGCTGGAGGCGCTGCTGCAGGCGCGCGGCGGCCAGATTGCGGCGCTCATCATCGAGCCGCTGGTGCAGTGTGCCGCGGGCATGGCCATGCATGATCCGCTATACCTGGAAGGCGTGCGCGCGCTGTGCGACCGCTACCGCGTGCACCTGATCGCCGACGAGATCGCGGTGGGATGCGGGCGCACCGGCACCTTTTTCGCGTGGGAGCAGGCACGTGGCGCGGCTGAGCCCGGCGCACCGCTGCCGGCGCACTTGTGGCCGGATTTCCTGTGCTTGTCCAAGGGCATCAGCGGCGGCTACCTGCCGCTCTCGCTGGTGCTGTCGCGCAGCGCGATCCAGCAGGCCTTCGTGGCCGAAGCGCGCGACCCGGACCGCGCCCGCAGCTTCCTGCACTCGCATTCCTACACCGGCAACCCGCTGGCCTGCCGCGCCGCGCTGGCCACGCTCGACCTGTTCGCCAAGCAAGACGTGGTGGTGCAGAACCGCCAGCGCGCGCAGTGGCTCACGCAAGCCATGGCGGGGTTGGCGGCGGATGCCCGGCTGCATCACGTACGCCAGCGCGGCCTGATCTGGGCCGCCGATGTGCGCGAGGAATACGCGGCCGACGCGGGCGAATTCGCCGCGCGCTTCCATCATGCCGCGCGCAAGCACGGCGTGCTGATCCGGCCGATCGGCCGCACGCTTTACATCATGCCCCCGTTCGTGTTCGACGCGGCGCTTGCGCAATGGCTGGCAGGCCAGCTGCAAGCCACGCTCGACACGGTACTCGCCGGCATGGACCAGAACGATAGCGCTGGCAACGGTACCGGCGCACCCACGGAGATACGCGATGCTGCTTGAGCACTTGACCCTGGCCGCCGCCGAGCGCGACGAAAAGGCACTGACGCGGCGCCGCCGCACCGCGTACTCTGCCTGCGCGCCGCAGCAAGCCGTGAGCGATGCCTGCGGCGGCGAGATGCACTCGTTGCTGACGTTCTGCAGCAACGACTACCTGGGCCTGGCCAACCATCCCGCGCTGATCGAGGCGATGGCCGAGGGCGCGCGCCAGTTCGGCGCGGGCAGCGGGGCCTCCCACCTGGTGAGCGGCCATTCGCTGGCCCACCACCGGCTTGAAGGGGAACTGGCGGCGTGGTTCGCGCCGAACATTCCGCACGCGGCCGCGCTCTACTTCAGCACCGGCTATATGGCCAACATGGCTGTGCTGACC comes from the Cupriavidus basilensis genome and includes:
- the bioA gene encoding adenosylmethionine--8-amino-7-oxononanoate transaminase, whose product is MEDQSNSASPAPSAHLAQPTLGERSLRAVWHPCTPLRPDAGEPPLAIARGEGPWLHDTDGQRYFDATSSWWVNLFGHANPDINAALREQLDTLEHVMLAGCTHAPAVELAERLSALTGGALGHVFYASDGASAVEIALKMSFHYWRNTGLGGKREFVCLRHGYHGETVGALAVTDVAIFRDAYDPMLMSSHVVMAPDARQAAPGESAAQVAQRALDALEALLQARGGQIAALIIEPLVQCAAGMAMHDPLYLEGVRALCDRYRVHLIADEIAVGCGRTGTFFAWEQARGAAEPGAPLPAHLWPDFLCLSKGISGGYLPLSLVLSRSAIQQAFVAEARDPDRARSFLHSHSYTGNPLACRAALATLDLFAKQDVVVQNRQRAQWLTQAMAGLAADARLHHVRQRGLIWAADVREEYAADAGEFAARFHHAARKHGVLIRPIGRTLYIMPPFVFDAALAQWLAGQLQATLDTVLAGMDQNDSAGNGTGAPTEIRDAA